The DNA segment AAGTTTACCATGAGAGGGTGAACTTTGTCGGCTCCAGTAAAGGAAATAACATCTCCATCCTGCTTTGGAATATAACATTTGAAGATGCAGGTGTCTACACCTGCTTTGGCAAAAACCCCAAAGAGAAGGGCAAGAATCACAGCGCCATTTTCACTCTATATGTAGTAGAGGAATGTAAGTGTTGCAGGGTGGTAAGAGAGGGAGTTACAGAGAGAGAATGATACATGAACATCACACTTCAAGGTCATTATCAAAATAACTCTGTATGCCTTTGTCTCCTCTCTTATTCCTTTTTGTCATATTCTCTGGCTACCCTATTCTCAGTAAGGGTGGTTGATAACACACTCACCATCATTATTGCCTCCTGTGTTGGTGGATTCATTGCTTTTTTAATGGCCTTCATGCTGCTAAAGAACTTCACTCTGTTCGTTCTCGCAAAGATTGAGGAAAAAAAGTGAGTCCTTGGCAACCTTCAGAATTTACACATAAGCATAAATTCTTGTACCTTTTTCCAGATATGAATCATGTCATTGcatgacaataaaaatgaattctaaaacaatttatataaaaatgtatatgttagtaatagtagtatgtgtaatatctatattatatctatattatCTTCCTCTCATTTTACCTatttctttctatatttttttcagtaaggaGTGCCTTGTCACCTCTTCAGGGATTGATAACACCGAGAACGGTCTGTCGGGCTCCAAATCTACACCAAAGAAAGCATGAC comes from the Carassius auratus strain Wakin unplaced genomic scaffold, ASM336829v1 scaf_tig00035351, whole genome shotgun sequence genome and includes:
- the LOC113081955 gene encoding sodium channel subunit beta-4-like; this translates as METQSRGRLRGGGGGVASERTASCLLLTLIFGVCCVHALEMSTGKIPFLEAVNGSTVLLPCTYASCIGITNLYFKWEFNDNGTMVKLADSVIPTDHVEANNVKVYHERVNFVGSSKGNNISILLWNITFEDAGVYTCFGKNPKEKGKNHSAIFTLYVVEELRVVDNTLTIIIASCVGGFIAFLMAFMLLKNFTLFVLAKIEEKNKECLVTSSGIDNTENGLSGSKSTPKKA